A genomic segment from Diospyros lotus cultivar Yz01 chromosome 5, ASM1463336v1, whole genome shotgun sequence encodes:
- the LOC127802066 gene encoding subtilisin-like protease SBT3.9 isoform X1: protein MPKSMVGLFANSRNSIWVGFFFVIMGPLRFLTLHIIYAFPLFIFSVPPPLLFFFFLLMAWNIQLATVLLLLLLLQHQGFVLAVVSSSLHIVYMGDVTHDEPDLVIDSHHKILSDVLGSQEAVTESILYSYKHGFSGFAAVLTPHHAALIADLPGVVRVIPHRILSLQTTRSWDFLQVNPHIANGILSKGQSGVGSIIGVMDTGIWPESESFSDVGMGEIPSRWKGICQEGEQFNRSNCNRKVIGARWYVKGYEIEFGKLNTSDAVEFLSPRDASGHGTHTSSTAAGAAVENASFMGLAKGLARGGAPSAWLAIYKVCWSTGGCSSADLLAAFDDAISDGVDVLSVSLGSYPPLASYVEDVLSIGSFHAVAKGISVVCSAGNSGPYPQTVINTAPWMITVAANTIDRAFPTAIILGNNQTVVGQALYTGQDVDKFYPIVYGEDIVSADSYEESARQGSSPFFLVLSCVRIRGRASLQRMYVICTLILNRSCDPGSLNATLARGKVVLCFQSRPQRSAAYAARSVQEIQGAGVIFAQFPSKEVSLYFGIPCVQVDFVIGTYLLTYMETTSNPVVKFGNTRTTLGRQISPKVAFFSARGPSSLSPAVLKPDIAAPGVNILASWSPVSFLPFDGTQNQLPLNFKLESGTSMACPHISGIVALLKAIHPTWSPAAIKSALVTTASVKDEYGLSAVAEGGSDKEADPFDYGGGHVDPNKSMDPGLIFDMNVNDYVGFLCSMGYNHTAISSITRDNSPCLKTKNFLLNLNLPSISIPELKNRVTVSRTVTNVGPAISVYFARVEAPPGVDVIVKPPILFFNFTGNELKFKVTFCSRLRIQGRYTFGSLYWEDGSHMVRIPLIVRRVITDFYAET from the exons ATGCCAAAATCCATGGTGGGCCTATTCGCCAATAGTAGAAACAGTATCTGGGTTGGCTTCTTCTTTGTGATTATGGGCCCTCTTCGCTTTCTCACTCTCCACATTATCTATGCTTTTCCTCTGTTCATCTTTTCAGTTCCTCctccccttctttttttttttttccttctcatgGCTTGGAATATTCAACTCGCCacagttcttcttcttctccttcttcttcaacatcaGGGATTCGTTCTTGCTGTCGTTTCAAGCAGT CTTCATATTGTGTACATGGGAGATGTAACACATGATGAGCCAGACCTCGTTATAGATTCACATCATAAGATTCTTTCAGATGTTCTTGGAAG CCAAGAAGCAGTCACAGAATCAATTTTGTACAGCTACAAACATGGATTTTCTGGGTTTGCTGCAGTATTAACTCCCCATCACGCTGCACTTATTGCAG ATCTCCCTGGGGTTGTTCGCGTAATTCCTCATAGAATTCTTAGCCTGCAGACCACTAGAAGTTGGGATTTTCTTCAAGTAAATCCTCACATTGCAAATGGAATCCTATCAAAGGGTCAATCTGGTGTTGGGTCAATTATTGGCGTTATGGATACCG GAATATGGCCTGAATCAGAAAGTTTCAGTGATGTGGGGATGGGAGAGATTCCATCTCGTTGGAAAGGGATATGCCAAGAAGGAGAACAATTCAATCGTTCCAATTGTAATAG GAAAGTTATTGGTGCTCGTTGGTACGTGAAGGGGTATGAGATTGAATTTGGAAAGCTGAATACAAGCGATGCAGTGGAATTCTTGTCTCCACGAGATGCATCAGGGCATGGCACTCACACCTCATCTACTGCAGCTGGGGCTGCAGTTGAAAATGCCAGCTTCATGGGACTGGCTAAAGGATTGGCAAGAGGAGGTGCTCCATCAGCTTGGCTAGCAATCTACAAAGTCTGTTGGTCTACCGGTGGCTGCAGCTCAGCTGACCTTCTTGCTGCATTCGATGATGCAATATCTGATGGGGTAGATGTGCTTTCAGTGTCTCTGGGTTCATACCCTCCACTTGCTAGTTATGTTGAAGATGTTTTGTCTATTGGTTCCTTCCATGCAGTGGCTAAGGGAATTTCTGTAGTCTGCTCTGCTGGAAATTCTGGTCCTTATCCTCAAACAGTGATAAATACTGCTCCTTGGATGATAACTGTAGCGGCAAACACAATTGATAGAGCTTTTCCTACCGCAATTATCCTGGGAAACAATCAAACTGTTGTG GGTCAAGCTTTGTATACAGGGCAGGATGTGGATAAGTTCTATCCTATTGTGTATGGTGAAGACATTGTATCTGCTGATTCATATGAAGAGAGTGCAAGGCAAGGCTCCTCtcccttttttcttgttttatcttGTGTTAGGATAAGAGGGCGCGCCTCTTTGCAGAGAATGTATGTTATTTGTACTCTGATTTTAAACAGAAGTTGTGATCCTGGATCCCTCAATGCCACTTTAGCCAGAGGAAAGGTGGTCCTTTGTTTCCAATCTCGGCCACAACGAAGTGCAGCCTATGCTGCAAGATCTGTACAGGAAATTCAGGGTGCTGGAGTCATCTTTGCCCAGTTTCCATCAAAAGAAGTCTCTTTATACTTTGGCATCCCCTGTGTCCAGGTGGACTTTGTGATAGGAACTTATCTATTGACATACATGGAAACAACAAG TAATCCTGTTGTGAAGTTTGGCAATACAAGGACAACTTTGGGTCGACAGATTTCCCCAAAAGTTGCGTTCTTCTCAGCCCGGGGGCCTAGTTCCCTGTCTCCAGCCGTGTTGAAG CCTGACATTGCTGCTCCCGGGGTTAACATCTTGGCCTCCTGGTCCCCTGTTTCATTCCTGCCATTTGATGGAACTCAAAATCAACTCCCGCTTAATTTCAAACTCGAATCAGGAACTTCGATGGCATGTCCTCACATATCAGGCATTGTGGCTCTTCTCAAAGCTATCCACCCCACTTGGAGCCCTGCTGCAATCAAGTCTGCACTGGTTACAACAG CATCTGTGAAGGATGAATACGGTCTTAGTGCTGTGGCTGAGGGAGGTTCAGACAAGGAGGCCGACCCTTTTGACTATGGAGGCGGTCATGTTGATCCTAACAAATCCATGGATCCCGGCCTCATATTTGACATGAATGTCAATGACTATGTTGGTTTCCTCTGTTCCATGGGCTATAACCACACTGCCATCAGCTCGATAACCAGAGATAACAGCCCATGCTTGAAAACGAAGAACTTCCTTTTAAACTTAAATCTTCCATCAATCTCCATTCCAGAGCTGAAGAACAGGGTGACAGTATCAAGGACAGTCACAAATGTTGGTCCAGCAATCTCTGTCTATTTTGCTCGAGTTGAAGCTCCTCCCGGAGTAGATGTCATAGTGAAGCCCCCAATTCTGTTTTTCAATTTTACGGGCAACGAGCTGAAGTTCAAGGTAACATTCTGCTCCAGGTTAAGAATACAAGGAAGATACACATTTGGAAGCCTGTACTGGGAAGATGGTTCACACATGGTAAGGATACCTTTGATAGTTAGGCGTGTCATTACAGACTTTTATGCTGAAACATAA
- the LOC127802066 gene encoding subtilisin-like protease SBT3.9 isoform X2: MPKSMVGLFANSRNSIWVGFFFVIMGPLRFLTLHIIYAFPLFIFSVPPPLLFFFFLLMAWNIQLATVLLLLLLLQHQGFVLAVVSSSLHIVYMGDVTHDEPDLVIDSHHKILSDVLGSQEAVTESILYSYKHGFSGFAAVLTPHHAALIADLPGVVRVIPHRILSLQTTRSWDFLQVNPHIANGILSKGQSGVGSIIGVMDTGIWPESESFSDVGMGEIPSRWKGICQEGEQFNRSNCNRKVIGARWYVKGYEIEFGKLNTSDAVEFLSPRDASGHGTHTSSTAAGAAVENASFMGLAKGLARGGAPSAWLAIYKVCWSTGGCSSADLLAAFDDAISDGVDVLSVSLGSYPPLASYVEDVLSIGSFHAVAKGISVVCSAGNSGPYPQTVINTAPWMITVAANTIDRAFPTAIILGNNQTVVGQALYTGQDVDKFYPIVYGEDIVSADSYEESARSCDPGSLNATLARGKVVLCFQSRPQRSAAYAARSVQEIQGAGVIFAQFPSKEVSLYFGIPCVQVDFVIGTYLLTYMETTSNPVVKFGNTRTTLGRQISPKVAFFSARGPSSLSPAVLKPDIAAPGVNILASWSPVSFLPFDGTQNQLPLNFKLESGTSMACPHISGIVALLKAIHPTWSPAAIKSALVTTASVKDEYGLSAVAEGGSDKEADPFDYGGGHVDPNKSMDPGLIFDMNVNDYVGFLCSMGYNHTAISSITRDNSPCLKTKNFLLNLNLPSISIPELKNRVTVSRTVTNVGPAISVYFARVEAPPGVDVIVKPPILFFNFTGNELKFKVTFCSRLRIQGRYTFGSLYWEDGSHMVRIPLIVRRVITDFYAET; encoded by the exons ATGCCAAAATCCATGGTGGGCCTATTCGCCAATAGTAGAAACAGTATCTGGGTTGGCTTCTTCTTTGTGATTATGGGCCCTCTTCGCTTTCTCACTCTCCACATTATCTATGCTTTTCCTCTGTTCATCTTTTCAGTTCCTCctccccttctttttttttttttccttctcatgGCTTGGAATATTCAACTCGCCacagttcttcttcttctccttcttcttcaacatcaGGGATTCGTTCTTGCTGTCGTTTCAAGCAGT CTTCATATTGTGTACATGGGAGATGTAACACATGATGAGCCAGACCTCGTTATAGATTCACATCATAAGATTCTTTCAGATGTTCTTGGAAG CCAAGAAGCAGTCACAGAATCAATTTTGTACAGCTACAAACATGGATTTTCTGGGTTTGCTGCAGTATTAACTCCCCATCACGCTGCACTTATTGCAG ATCTCCCTGGGGTTGTTCGCGTAATTCCTCATAGAATTCTTAGCCTGCAGACCACTAGAAGTTGGGATTTTCTTCAAGTAAATCCTCACATTGCAAATGGAATCCTATCAAAGGGTCAATCTGGTGTTGGGTCAATTATTGGCGTTATGGATACCG GAATATGGCCTGAATCAGAAAGTTTCAGTGATGTGGGGATGGGAGAGATTCCATCTCGTTGGAAAGGGATATGCCAAGAAGGAGAACAATTCAATCGTTCCAATTGTAATAG GAAAGTTATTGGTGCTCGTTGGTACGTGAAGGGGTATGAGATTGAATTTGGAAAGCTGAATACAAGCGATGCAGTGGAATTCTTGTCTCCACGAGATGCATCAGGGCATGGCACTCACACCTCATCTACTGCAGCTGGGGCTGCAGTTGAAAATGCCAGCTTCATGGGACTGGCTAAAGGATTGGCAAGAGGAGGTGCTCCATCAGCTTGGCTAGCAATCTACAAAGTCTGTTGGTCTACCGGTGGCTGCAGCTCAGCTGACCTTCTTGCTGCATTCGATGATGCAATATCTGATGGGGTAGATGTGCTTTCAGTGTCTCTGGGTTCATACCCTCCACTTGCTAGTTATGTTGAAGATGTTTTGTCTATTGGTTCCTTCCATGCAGTGGCTAAGGGAATTTCTGTAGTCTGCTCTGCTGGAAATTCTGGTCCTTATCCTCAAACAGTGATAAATACTGCTCCTTGGATGATAACTGTAGCGGCAAACACAATTGATAGAGCTTTTCCTACCGCAATTATCCTGGGAAACAATCAAACTGTTGTG GGTCAAGCTTTGTATACAGGGCAGGATGTGGATAAGTTCTATCCTATTGTGTATGGTGAAGACATTGTATCTGCTGATTCATATGAAGAGAGTGCAAG AAGTTGTGATCCTGGATCCCTCAATGCCACTTTAGCCAGAGGAAAGGTGGTCCTTTGTTTCCAATCTCGGCCACAACGAAGTGCAGCCTATGCTGCAAGATCTGTACAGGAAATTCAGGGTGCTGGAGTCATCTTTGCCCAGTTTCCATCAAAAGAAGTCTCTTTATACTTTGGCATCCCCTGTGTCCAGGTGGACTTTGTGATAGGAACTTATCTATTGACATACATGGAAACAACAAG TAATCCTGTTGTGAAGTTTGGCAATACAAGGACAACTTTGGGTCGACAGATTTCCCCAAAAGTTGCGTTCTTCTCAGCCCGGGGGCCTAGTTCCCTGTCTCCAGCCGTGTTGAAG CCTGACATTGCTGCTCCCGGGGTTAACATCTTGGCCTCCTGGTCCCCTGTTTCATTCCTGCCATTTGATGGAACTCAAAATCAACTCCCGCTTAATTTCAAACTCGAATCAGGAACTTCGATGGCATGTCCTCACATATCAGGCATTGTGGCTCTTCTCAAAGCTATCCACCCCACTTGGAGCCCTGCTGCAATCAAGTCTGCACTGGTTACAACAG CATCTGTGAAGGATGAATACGGTCTTAGTGCTGTGGCTGAGGGAGGTTCAGACAAGGAGGCCGACCCTTTTGACTATGGAGGCGGTCATGTTGATCCTAACAAATCCATGGATCCCGGCCTCATATTTGACATGAATGTCAATGACTATGTTGGTTTCCTCTGTTCCATGGGCTATAACCACACTGCCATCAGCTCGATAACCAGAGATAACAGCCCATGCTTGAAAACGAAGAACTTCCTTTTAAACTTAAATCTTCCATCAATCTCCATTCCAGAGCTGAAGAACAGGGTGACAGTATCAAGGACAGTCACAAATGTTGGTCCAGCAATCTCTGTCTATTTTGCTCGAGTTGAAGCTCCTCCCGGAGTAGATGTCATAGTGAAGCCCCCAATTCTGTTTTTCAATTTTACGGGCAACGAGCTGAAGTTCAAGGTAACATTCTGCTCCAGGTTAAGAATACAAGGAAGATACACATTTGGAAGCCTGTACTGGGAAGATGGTTCACACATGGTAAGGATACCTTTGATAGTTAGGCGTGTCATTACAGACTTTTATGCTGAAACATAA